A section of the Hevea brasiliensis isolate MT/VB/25A 57/8 chromosome 17, ASM3005281v1, whole genome shotgun sequence genome encodes:
- the LOC110656151 gene encoding uncharacterized protein LOC110656151 isoform X3 has protein sequence MEKKRSWTCTLIVQVSLCIAFYLSLNLGQHQNSIYHTRDGTANTRPLDVYFLSVGGGFRPLNQQIHLLKLMENVAKAYKAKFVVNISELGEDDPLTQNASRLFSSMNIPWYTTRASKGWKVGCFMEQINLTHGKMLTIAGVDTESLQDSMLEGSMNSFGNNQLNWLTQTLEANPNSWLIVVGYHPMVVCEDNEEQTEEKKVYEPLHRIFMTYGVNAYLSRQGCINHDFEDDVDYIGITNPIKSEFYMDSLNGSSVFQKEMNNGFLLHRVSSLEISHETGRGR, from the exons ATGGAGAAGAAACGATCTTGGACCTGTACTTTGATTGTGCAGGTTTCTCTCTGTATTGCCTTTTACCTCTCTCTGAACTTGGGTCAGCATCAGAATTCCATTTATCATACCAGAGATGGCACTGCCAATACCAGACCTCTTGATGTTTATTTTCTGAGTGTTGGAGGAGGCTTTAGACCCCTGAACCAACAGATCCATCTTCTTAAACTG ATGGAGAATGTGGCAAAAGCTTACAAAGCAAAATTTGTGGTGAACATTAGTGAGCTGGGGGAAGATGATCCTCTAACACAGAAT GCAAGCAGACTCTTCTCGTCAATGAACATTCCCTG GTATACTACTAGAGCTTCAAAGGGTTGGAAAGTTGGTTGTTTCATGGAACAGATCAACTTAACACATGGGAAAATGTTAACCATTGCTGGTGTGGATACTGAGTCATTACAG GATTCAATGCTCGAGGGATCAATGAATAGCTTTGGAAACAACCAGTTAAATTGGCTGACACAAACACTAGAGGCCAATCCTAATAGCTG GTTAATAGTTGTTGGATACCACCCTATGGTTGTTTGTGAAGACAATGAAGAGCAAACTGAAGAAAAAAAAGTTTACGAGCCTCTGCATCGTATTTTCATGACATATGGAGTG AATGCATACCTAAGCAGACAGGGTTGCATTAATCATGACTTTGAAGATGATGTAGATTACATAGGCATTACAAATCCTATTAAGAGTGAATTTTACATGGATTCTTTAAATGGAAGTTCGGTTTTTCAGAA GGAAATGAATAATGGGTTTCTTCTTCATAGAGTTAGCTCTCTAGAGATT AGTCACGAAACAGGGCGTGGTAGATGA
- the LOC110656151 gene encoding uncharacterized protein LOC110656151 isoform X2 — MEKKRSWTCTLIVQVSLCIAFYLSLNLGQHQNSIYHTRDGTANTRPLDVYFLSVGGGFRPLNQQIHLLKLMENVAKAYKAKFVVNISELGEDDPLTQNASRLFSSMNIPWYTTRASKGWKVGCFMEQINLTHGKMLTIAGVDTESLQDSMLEGSMNSFGNNQLNWLTQTLEANPNSWLIVVGYHPMVVCEDNEEQTEEKKVYEPLHRIFMTYGVNAYLSRQGCINHDFEDDVDYIGITNPIKSEFYMDSLNGSSVFQKEMNNGFLLHRVSSLEILFQFNSCKFKLIMFHT; from the exons ATGGAGAAGAAACGATCTTGGACCTGTACTTTGATTGTGCAGGTTTCTCTCTGTATTGCCTTTTACCTCTCTCTGAACTTGGGTCAGCATCAGAATTCCATTTATCATACCAGAGATGGCACTGCCAATACCAGACCTCTTGATGTTTATTTTCTGAGTGTTGGAGGAGGCTTTAGACCCCTGAACCAACAGATCCATCTTCTTAAACTG ATGGAGAATGTGGCAAAAGCTTACAAAGCAAAATTTGTGGTGAACATTAGTGAGCTGGGGGAAGATGATCCTCTAACACAGAAT GCAAGCAGACTCTTCTCGTCAATGAACATTCCCTG GTATACTACTAGAGCTTCAAAGGGTTGGAAAGTTGGTTGTTTCATGGAACAGATCAACTTAACACATGGGAAAATGTTAACCATTGCTGGTGTGGATACTGAGTCATTACAG GATTCAATGCTCGAGGGATCAATGAATAGCTTTGGAAACAACCAGTTAAATTGGCTGACACAAACACTAGAGGCCAATCCTAATAGCTG GTTAATAGTTGTTGGATACCACCCTATGGTTGTTTGTGAAGACAATGAAGAGCAAACTGAAGAAAAAAAAGTTTACGAGCCTCTGCATCGTATTTTCATGACATATGGAGTG AATGCATACCTAAGCAGACAGGGTTGCATTAATCATGACTTTGAAGATGATGTAGATTACATAGGCATTACAAATCCTATTAAGAGTGAATTTTACATGGATTCTTTAAATGGAAGTTCGGTTTTTCAGAA GGAAATGAATAATGGGTTTCTTCTTCATAGAGTTAGCTCTCTAGAGATT ctctttcaattcaacTCTTGCAAATTCAAGCTGATAATGTTTCATACCTGA
- the LOC110656151 gene encoding uncharacterized protein LOC110656151 isoform X4 yields the protein MEKKRSWTCTLIVQVSLCIAFYLSLNLGQHQNSIYHTRDGTANTRPLDVYFLSVGGGFRPLNQQIHLLKLMENVAKAYKAKFVVNISELGEDDPLTQNASRLFSSMNIPWYTTRASKGWKVGCFMEQINLTHGKMLTIAGVDTESLQDSMLEGSMNSFGNNQLNWLTQTLEANPNSWLIVVGYHPMVVCEDNEEQTEEKKVYEPLHRIFMTYGVTTYFVTLRGEVVNKIVIQQSGKEVM from the exons ATGGAGAAGAAACGATCTTGGACCTGTACTTTGATTGTGCAGGTTTCTCTCTGTATTGCCTTTTACCTCTCTCTGAACTTGGGTCAGCATCAGAATTCCATTTATCATACCAGAGATGGCACTGCCAATACCAGACCTCTTGATGTTTATTTTCTGAGTGTTGGAGGAGGCTTTAGACCCCTGAACCAACAGATCCATCTTCTTAAACTG ATGGAGAATGTGGCAAAAGCTTACAAAGCAAAATTTGTGGTGAACATTAGTGAGCTGGGGGAAGATGATCCTCTAACACAGAAT GCAAGCAGACTCTTCTCGTCAATGAACATTCCCTG GTATACTACTAGAGCTTCAAAGGGTTGGAAAGTTGGTTGTTTCATGGAACAGATCAACTTAACACATGGGAAAATGTTAACCATTGCTGGTGTGGATACTGAGTCATTACAG GATTCAATGCTCGAGGGATCAATGAATAGCTTTGGAAACAACCAGTTAAATTGGCTGACACAAACACTAGAGGCCAATCCTAATAGCTG GTTAATAGTTGTTGGATACCACCCTATGGTTGTTTGTGAAGACAATGAAGAGCAAACTGAAGAAAAAAAAGTTTACGAGCCTCTGCATCGTATTTTCATGACATATGGAGTG ACTACCTATTTTGTTACCCTGAGAGGTGAGGTTGTGAACAAAATTGTAATCCAACAGAGCGGTAAAGAGGTCATGTGA
- the LOC110656151 gene encoding uncharacterized protein LOC110656151 isoform X1 — protein MEKKRSWTCTLIVQVSLCIAFYLSLNLGQHQNSIYHTRDGTANTRPLDVYFLSVGGGFRPLNQQIHLLKLMENVAKAYKAKFVVNISELGEDDPLTQNASRLFSSMNIPWYTTRASKGWKVGCFMEQINLTHGKMLTIAGVDTESLQDSMLEGSMNSFGNNQLNWLTQTLEANPNSWLIVVGYHPMVVCEDNEEQTEEKKVYEPLHRIFMTYGVNAYLSRQGCINHDFEDDVDYIGITNPIKSEFYMDSLNGSSVFQKEMNNGFLLHRVSSLEITTYFVTLRGEVVNKIVIQQSGKEVM, from the exons ATGGAGAAGAAACGATCTTGGACCTGTACTTTGATTGTGCAGGTTTCTCTCTGTATTGCCTTTTACCTCTCTCTGAACTTGGGTCAGCATCAGAATTCCATTTATCATACCAGAGATGGCACTGCCAATACCAGACCTCTTGATGTTTATTTTCTGAGTGTTGGAGGAGGCTTTAGACCCCTGAACCAACAGATCCATCTTCTTAAACTG ATGGAGAATGTGGCAAAAGCTTACAAAGCAAAATTTGTGGTGAACATTAGTGAGCTGGGGGAAGATGATCCTCTAACACAGAAT GCAAGCAGACTCTTCTCGTCAATGAACATTCCCTG GTATACTACTAGAGCTTCAAAGGGTTGGAAAGTTGGTTGTTTCATGGAACAGATCAACTTAACACATGGGAAAATGTTAACCATTGCTGGTGTGGATACTGAGTCATTACAG GATTCAATGCTCGAGGGATCAATGAATAGCTTTGGAAACAACCAGTTAAATTGGCTGACACAAACACTAGAGGCCAATCCTAATAGCTG GTTAATAGTTGTTGGATACCACCCTATGGTTGTTTGTGAAGACAATGAAGAGCAAACTGAAGAAAAAAAAGTTTACGAGCCTCTGCATCGTATTTTCATGACATATGGAGTG AATGCATACCTAAGCAGACAGGGTTGCATTAATCATGACTTTGAAGATGATGTAGATTACATAGGCATTACAAATCCTATTAAGAGTGAATTTTACATGGATTCTTTAAATGGAAGTTCGGTTTTTCAGAA GGAAATGAATAATGGGTTTCTTCTTCATAGAGTTAGCTCTCTAGAGATT ACTACCTATTTTGTTACCCTGAGAGGTGAGGTTGTGAACAAAATTGTAATCCAACAGAGCGGTAAAGAGGTCATGTGA